A genome region from Tolypothrix sp. PCC 7712 includes the following:
- a CDS encoding DUF5682 family protein, translated as MVTLPTAFNALQEQLLNAAEKFATDAQPLSEMLTALIQDVEKASSEPLEIFPVCHHSPSSALQMVRRLREKPPKVIYLELCEDLQNTVENLRDCKLPVALQAFAAESEHFSPTIMPLSVVAPITEASAEYQAIAFALQHPETQLVFVDRAVDFVFQWEPPDTKVAEESEEPPSDEAKMHGSAVGVEVGSLVPTFDQFLSFLLRNSNTRHFSEWWDEYVETAIIGADYQTYRQVMFLIGSLMRRLGTRNKDIEIDRQRERYMWTSMKKHMAAHNIAPSEAIYICGAAHSASDVAEYSVTNNHLWEIPERTQTKWLYGLIPSSFAAIEYQFHHPAGTVSLAEATWKKNLKVTGLKGFSLNKEEKAAKTKPVPVTATNSNLTAFLTRPPELAKADTEQLLQWCADIVGLARKNAYLASTADSIAIYQTSMLLAGMRNRMHPTPYDFQDAAITCLEKDRTPKKRNIYQLCQILLGGDRIGTVGYASLPPLAQDVYDRLQPLGVNLLAQTNQRALMDFKQQPELLPCSDVLWRLYYLSGDTIVKPIIGDRSLGSKPIQESWEIRIGKYQRHLIMLGYEGVSIEQVLEQRLKQTAFSPQAKTSEVLKATEDSILYARSLRLTQELGEHAISLLKQETGVSDAPQVFERVRRLVHYYRATPTGLPQWIERFVTTGYGHYATLLPQAFADRGTTPEQIAGMLNFIFTLESLALSLGCNRSQLLIGVKQSSQGLDDPAKIGLLWTTEWLLTLRKLEEIREFFNDVINNEMLIKSFPEYLNGFILSLTFAPRISKFVVELLSKLFATVPDKILLPWLPGLILKLRPHAQILQALIKEASNNFPKNLSGFNHWVPAWSKPQLEIKEQVNRVEAAPTLSENELKIREFLFNYPATTNALAKLLGIENLTWQENLETHQAHQESLSETELKTQELIKNYPATLNYFAGLLNSSFSHAN; from the coding sequence ATGGTTACTCTCCCAACTGCATTCAACGCACTCCAAGAACAACTCCTCAACGCGGCGGAAAAATTCGCTACCGATGCTCAACCTTTAAGCGAAATGCTAACGGCTTTAATCCAAGACGTAGAAAAAGCCAGCAGCGAACCCCTAGAAATATTCCCCGTATGTCATCACTCCCCATCCTCCGCCTTACAGATGGTGCGACGGTTACGGGAAAAACCACCGAAAGTCATTTACTTGGAACTGTGCGAAGACTTACAAAACACCGTGGAAAATCTCCGCGATTGTAAATTACCCGTTGCTTTACAAGCCTTCGCTGCTGAATCTGAGCATTTTTCGCCGACAATCATGCCGTTGAGTGTGGTTGCACCGATTACCGAAGCTTCCGCAGAATATCAAGCGATCGCATTTGCTCTCCAACATCCCGAAACTCAGCTAGTATTTGTAGATAGGGCGGTGGATTTTGTCTTTCAATGGGAACCCCCTGATACTAAAGTTGCTGAAGAATCGGAAGAACCTCCCAGCGATGAAGCCAAAATGCATGGTTCAGCAGTTGGTGTAGAAGTAGGTAGTCTCGTCCCCACTTTCGACCAATTTTTAAGTTTTTTACTGCGAAACTCCAATACCCGCCACTTTTCGGAATGGTGGGATGAATATGTAGAAACAGCAATTATTGGCGCAGACTACCAAACCTACCGCCAAGTCATGTTTCTCATCGGTAGCTTAATGCGCCGTTTAGGAACCCGCAACAAAGATATCGAAATCGACCGTCAGCGCGAACGCTATATGTGGACTTCCATGAAAAAACACATGGCGGCACATAATATTGCACCATCGGAAGCTATCTATATATGTGGTGCAGCGCACTCCGCTAGCGATGTGGCAGAATATAGCGTGACTAATAATCATCTCTGGGAAATTCCAGAACGCACCCAAACCAAATGGTTATATGGTTTAATTCCTTCTAGTTTTGCGGCTATTGAATACCAATTTCATCACCCAGCAGGTACGGTATCCCTAGCAGAAGCAACTTGGAAAAAGAATCTCAAGGTTACGGGATTAAAGGGATTTTCGCTGAATAAAGAAGAAAAAGCAGCTAAAACAAAGCCAGTTCCTGTTACAGCGACAAATTCCAACCTCACCGCCTTTTTAACTCGTCCCCCAGAATTAGCCAAAGCCGATACCGAACAATTATTACAATGGTGTGCTGATATTGTTGGATTAGCGCGAAAAAATGCCTATTTAGCCAGTACCGCCGATTCTATCGCCATCTATCAAACCTCAATGCTGTTAGCTGGGATGCGAAATCGAATGCATCCCACACCCTACGATTTTCAAGACGCAGCTATTACCTGCTTAGAAAAAGACCGTACTCCCAAAAAACGCAATATTTACCAACTTTGCCAAATTTTACTCGGAGGCGATCGCATTGGTACGGTTGGTTACGCTTCTTTACCTCCCCTAGCGCAAGATGTGTATGACAGACTTCAACCTTTAGGAGTCAACTTACTTGCACAAACCAACCAACGCGCCTTAATGGATTTCAAACAACAGCCGGAACTTCTACCATGTTCCGATGTGCTGTGGCGATTGTACTATTTATCCGGTGATACGATTGTCAAGCCAATTATAGGCGATCGCAGTCTTGGTTCCAAACCAATTCAAGAATCTTGGGAAATTCGCATCGGTAAATACCAACGCCATCTCATTATGCTTGGTTATGAAGGAGTTAGCATCGAGCAAGTTTTAGAACAGCGCCTTAAACAAACAGCTTTCTCTCCCCAAGCCAAAACCAGCGAGGTTCTCAAAGCCACAGAAGATAGCATTTTATACGCGCGGAGTTTGCGACTTACCCAAGAACTCGGAGAACACGCGATTTCTCTCCTCAAACAAGAAACAGGTGTCAGCGATGCACCGCAAGTATTTGAACGAGTCCGCAGGTTAGTACACTATTACCGCGCCACACCCACAGGCTTACCACAATGGATAGAGCGTTTTGTTACCACAGGTTACGGACATTACGCCACCTTACTACCCCAAGCCTTTGCAGATAGGGGAACCACCCCCGAACAAATCGCCGGGATGTTGAATTTTATTTTCACCTTGGAAAGTTTGGCGCTATCTCTTGGTTGTAACCGCAGTCAATTATTAATCGGTGTTAAACAATCTAGCCAAGGTTTAGATGACCCCGCCAAAATTGGTTTATTGTGGACAACGGAATGGTTACTCACATTAAGAAAACTAGAAGAAATTCGGGAATTCTTCAATGATGTGATTAACAACGAAATGTTAATTAAATCTTTCCCTGAATACTTAAATGGATTTATCTTATCTCTGACATTTGCACCCAGAATTAGTAAATTCGTTGTCGAACTTTTGAGTAAATTATTTGCCACAGTTCCCGATAAAATTTTATTACCTTGGCTACCAGGGTTAATTCTCAAGCTGCGACCCCATGCCCAAATTCTCCAAGCATTAATTAAAGAAGCCTCAAATAATTTCCCCAAAAACTTATCTGGCTTCAATCACTGGGTTCCCGCCTGGTCGAAACCGCAACTTGAAATTAAAGAACAAGTCAATCGAGTTGAGGCTGCACCAACACTCAGCGAAAATGAGTTAAAAATCCGAGAATTTCTGTTTAATTATCCAGCCACAACCAATGCGCTAGCCAAACTACTTGGTATTGAAAATTTAACTTGGCAAGAAAATTTAGAAACACATCAAGCACACCAAGAAAGTTTATCTGAAACCGAACTCAAAACCCAAGAATTAATTAAGAATTATCCAGCAACATTAAATTATTTTGCTGGACTACTTAATTCAAGCTTTAGTCATGCAAACTAG
- a CDS encoding Nramp family divalent metal transporter, with protein sequence MTFPKNKPSLPEVHRSIKVPNSNGFWRKMLAYAGPGYLVSVGYIDPGNWATDIAGGAKFGYSLLTVILLSNLMAILLQSLCVRLGVATGRDLAQACRDYFSPKVSFCLWVLCEIAIAACDLAELLGSAIALQLLFGIPLVWGVCITALDVLVLLFLQHKGFRYTEALVIMLVATVGFCFTAEILFSHPDIKGILLGYLPKKEIVQNSEMLYIAIGILGATVMPHNLYLHSSIVQTRDWQPNTEKRWEAIKFGTMDSTFALSLALFINSAILIVSAATFHFSGNHNVAEIQDAYKLLSPLLGVSAASAIFGIALLASGQSSTLTATLAGQIVMEGFLQFRFPSWLRRLITRLLAIIPALITIIIFGEHSTSRLIILSQVILSLQLPFAVIPLVMFTSNRHLMGEFVNPLWLKSLAWGVAMIIVGLNVWLLLQSILG encoded by the coding sequence ATGACTTTCCCAAAAAACAAACCCAGCCTTCCAGAGGTTCACCGTAGCATCAAAGTTCCTAATAGCAATGGCTTTTGGCGCAAAATGCTGGCTTATGCAGGGCCGGGATATTTGGTATCAGTGGGATATATCGATCCGGGAAATTGGGCTACAGATATTGCTGGGGGTGCGAAGTTTGGGTATAGCTTGTTGACGGTGATTTTGCTGTCTAACTTGATGGCAATATTATTGCAATCGCTATGTGTGCGTTTGGGTGTGGCTACGGGGAGAGATTTAGCACAGGCTTGTCGAGACTATTTCAGTCCCAAAGTCAGCTTTTGTTTATGGGTATTGTGTGAGATTGCGATCGCAGCTTGTGACTTAGCGGAACTGTTGGGAAGTGCGATCGCGCTACAATTGTTATTCGGTATTCCCTTGGTATGGGGTGTGTGCATCACTGCCCTAGATGTCCTAGTTTTACTATTCTTGCAGCATAAAGGCTTTCGTTATACAGAAGCTTTGGTAATCATGCTGGTAGCAACAGTAGGCTTTTGTTTCACAGCAGAAATTCTATTTTCTCACCCTGATATCAAGGGTATTTTGTTGGGGTATCTACCAAAGAAAGAAATTGTCCAAAACTCAGAAATGCTCTACATTGCCATTGGCATTTTAGGGGCGACAGTGATGCCTCATAACTTATATTTACACTCTTCGATTGTGCAAACTCGTGATTGGCAACCTAATACGGAAAAAAGATGGGAAGCTATTAAGTTTGGCACAATGGATTCTACTTTTGCTCTATCTTTGGCACTATTTATTAACTCGGCAATTTTAATTGTATCTGCTGCCACATTTCATTTTTCTGGTAATCACAATGTGGCAGAAATTCAAGATGCTTACAAACTGCTATCGCCTTTATTAGGAGTGAGTGCTGCTAGTGCCATTTTTGGGATTGCTTTACTGGCTTCCGGTCAAAGTTCAACATTGACTGCTACCCTGGCTGGACAAATAGTCATGGAAGGCTTTTTACAATTTCGCTTTCCATCATGGTTACGGCGTTTAATTACTCGGCTGCTAGCAATTATTCCCGCGTTGATAACAATAATTATCTTTGGAGAACATAGTACAAGCCGCCTCATTATTTTGAGCCAAGTTATTCTCAGTTTACAGCTACCTTTTGCTGTGATTCCTTTAGTGATGTTTACCAGTAATCGTCACTTAATGGGTGAATTTGTCAATCCTTTATGGCTGAAATCTTTGGCGTGGGGAGTTGCTATGATTATTGTTGGGCTAAATGTTTGGTTACTATTACAAAGTATTTTGGGTTAA
- a CDS encoding ArsC/Spx/MgsR family protein, whose product MAKVIFYEKPGCKGGTRQKVLLTAAGHEVVPQSLLTEPWTAERLRSFFGDRPVAEWFNRSSPRVKSGEVVPEKLDANTALSLMLQDPLLIRRPLLEVGDRREVGFEVDKIDAWIGLQPVDESFRAMAENLMGKDLQGCVGGNHDHHHEGGCKGHHQNEASCSH is encoded by the coding sequence ATGGCTAAAGTAATTTTTTATGAAAAACCAGGCTGTAAAGGTGGTACTCGGCAAAAAGTTTTGCTGACAGCCGCAGGCCATGAAGTTGTACCACAAAGCTTATTAACAGAACCTTGGACAGCCGAAAGATTACGTTCATTTTTTGGCGATCGCCCCGTAGCGGAATGGTTTAATCGCAGTTCGCCCAGGGTAAAATCTGGAGAGGTGGTTCCCGAAAAGCTGGATGCAAACACCGCTTTATCCTTGATGCTGCAAGATCCGCTATTAATTCGCCGTCCGTTACTAGAAGTAGGCGATCGCCGAGAGGTAGGATTTGAAGTAGATAAAATAGACGCTTGGATTGGTTTACAGCCAGTCGATGAATCCTTCCGCGCAATGGCTGAAAATCTGATGGGTAAAGATTTACAAGGGTGCGTGGGTGGAAATCATGACCACCATCACGAAGGTGGTTGTAAAGGTCATCATCAAAACGAAGCTAGCTGTAGCCATTAA
- a CDS encoding VWA domain-containing protein, protein MDTEKIAQRRQVVYWRLLTSMFGFSEQGANFEQMATEAVSELNLPQLILDPNISIENLLHRYPELAADFNNPIIPQDDTTPEAETATLRRGLVFSKLLLNAFGPNTQTGVVTAQQYAQWLKDVGFLEKALGCPPGSLRGQGPGIGKNPGQQNQGQGSSQSGGMGAGLGAGGGFTVTEEQLRATLKALEGELIHRMALHEVLKDDRLASQLTPSMALVEQLLREKANLSGNALKNAKRLIQEYVDELAQVLRLQVAQAVAGKIDYSVPPKRIFRNLDLKRTIWKNLTNWNPEEQRLFVDRLYYHHTAKKKTPTRMIVVVDQSGSMVDAMVQCTILASIFAGLPNVDVHLLAFDTRVIDLTAWVHDPFEVLLRTQLGGGTHIHAALVEAAQKILEPNNTVMVLISDFYEGGSDQVLFDYIKSLKESGLHFIPVGAVTSSGYFSVNQWFRDKLKELGMPILTGSPKKLIQELKKVIVN, encoded by the coding sequence ATGGATACAGAAAAAATTGCTCAACGCCGTCAAGTTGTATACTGGCGCTTGCTAACCAGTATGTTTGGCTTCAGCGAACAGGGTGCAAATTTTGAACAAATGGCGACAGAAGCTGTCAGCGAGTTAAATTTACCTCAATTAATCCTCGACCCTAATATTAGTATTGAAAACTTACTCCACCGCTACCCAGAATTAGCAGCTGATTTTAATAATCCCATTATTCCCCAAGACGACACAACACCGGAAGCTGAAACCGCTACCCTACGCCGAGGATTAGTTTTCTCTAAATTACTCCTAAATGCTTTCGGCCCCAACACCCAAACCGGAGTTGTCACCGCGCAACAATACGCGCAATGGTTAAAAGATGTAGGATTTTTAGAAAAAGCTTTGGGATGTCCCCCAGGAAGTTTACGCGGACAAGGGCCAGGAATTGGGAAAAACCCCGGACAGCAAAATCAAGGACAAGGTAGCAGTCAAAGTGGCGGTATGGGTGCGGGTTTGGGTGCTGGTGGCGGTTTCACCGTTACCGAAGAACAACTGCGCGCCACCCTAAAAGCTTTGGAAGGCGAATTAATTCACCGCATGGCTTTACATGAAGTCCTGAAAGATGACAGGTTAGCCAGTCAACTTACACCATCAATGGCTTTGGTGGAACAGCTATTAAGAGAAAAGGCGAATTTATCAGGAAATGCGCTGAAAAATGCTAAACGATTAATTCAGGAATATGTAGACGAACTCGCGCAAGTACTGCGTTTACAAGTCGCGCAAGCTGTCGCTGGAAAAATTGATTATTCCGTTCCGCCAAAACGGATATTTCGCAACTTAGATTTAAAGCGGACAATTTGGAAGAATTTAACTAATTGGAATCCCGAAGAACAGAGGTTATTTGTTGATAGATTGTATTACCACCATACAGCCAAGAAAAAAACACCAACTCGCATGATTGTAGTTGTTGACCAATCAGGTTCAATGGTGGATGCGATGGTGCAATGTACAATTCTCGCGTCAATTTTTGCCGGACTTCCGAATGTGGATGTGCATTTATTGGCTTTTGATACGCGAGTCATTGATTTAACAGCTTGGGTACATGACCCCTTTGAGGTTTTGTTGCGGACTCAATTAGGTGGAGGGACGCATATTCATGCGGCGTTAGTGGAAGCTGCACAAAAGATTTTAGAACCAAATAATACGGTGATGGTGTTAATTTCGGATTTTTATGAAGGTGGTAGCGACCAAGTTTTATTTGACTATATTAAATCGTTGAAGGAGTCGGGATTGCATTTTATTCCTGTGGGTGCGGTGACGAGTTCGGGATATTTTAGTGTGAATCAATGGTTTAGGGATAAATTGAAGGAGTTGGGTATGCCGATTTTGACGGGGAGTCCGAAAAAATTAATTCAGGAGTTAAAGAAAGTAATTGTTAATTAA
- a CDS encoding Uma2 family endonuclease, with product MSLTVEDLEKMQQQYPDYRMELVKGNVIVMSPSGYESDEVAATIVSYLYNWVKPRKLGRITASSAGFRLPNSDVRAPDASFVLAERLRRSPKSFAQLAPDLIVKVKSPSDNLEDIRGKIQEFLSLGTKVGILLNPDEQIVEVYNVGKEVIVLHNGDVLTVPELLPGWEVAVSDLWPVEFD from the coding sequence ATGTCACTGACAGTTGAAGATTTAGAGAAAATGCAGCAACAGTACCCCGACTATCGCATGGAATTAGTTAAAGGTAATGTTATTGTCATGAGTCCATCAGGATACGAATCAGATGAAGTTGCTGCTACAATCGTGTCCTATTTATACAACTGGGTGAAACCGCGTAAGCTAGGCAGAATAACAGCTTCTAGCGCTGGTTTTAGATTGCCAAACTCAGATGTGCGCGCACCAGATGCTTCATTTGTTTTAGCCGAACGTTTGCGTCGCAGTCCCAAATCTTTTGCTCAATTGGCTCCTGATTTAATTGTTAAAGTTAAGTCTCCCAGCGATAATTTAGAGGATATCAGAGGGAAGATTCAAGAATTTCTGAGTTTGGGAACTAAAGTCGGAATTTTGCTGAATCCCGATGAGCAAATTGTGGAAGTTTACAATGTGGGAAAAGAGGTAATAGTACTGCACAATGGCGATGTACTAACGGTTCCCGAACTGCTTCCAGGTTGGGAAGTAGCAGTTTCAGATTTATGGCCTGTAGAGTTTGATTGA
- a CDS encoding ATP-binding protein, translated as MARVKSNNTNGASKEVMLRQPAEMKYAEELEYLASIDKGTKPFSWRLSPQMVRTFVLGSTPSQKLDRQIEQKWYGDSAIAERAIVTLASDRGLLLIGDPGTGKSWLAELLAAAISGNSTYVVQGTAGTTEDQIKYSWNVAMVIAAGQSRDSLIPSPIMTAMHSGAMGRFEELTRCTSDVQDALISILSEKYISIPELKTDNVAFAQPGFNVIATANSRDRGVNELSSALKRRFNFVHMPVVTNKKQEKEIILFRTKELMNRHGFEVDVPPTLLDVLLQTFADLRETSAAASSDDQRLESALSTAEQIGVLEDAILHSRYFGATNLEAGALAKSLVGTLVRRQPEDISVMNQFWHAVVEKRSQEQKGEWEAFLEGGKQAMGLF; from the coding sequence ATGGCAAGGGTTAAGAGTAATAATACAAATGGCGCTAGCAAAGAGGTAATGTTAAGACAGCCAGCAGAAATGAAATATGCAGAAGAATTAGAATATTTAGCCTCAATTGATAAAGGTACAAAACCCTTTTCTTGGCGACTATCGCCGCAAATGGTACGCACCTTTGTATTAGGAAGTACCCCATCGCAAAAGTTAGATAGACAAATTGAGCAGAAATGGTACGGAGATAGTGCGATCGCAGAACGTGCTATTGTCACTTTAGCTTCTGACCGTGGTTTACTGTTAATTGGTGACCCCGGTACAGGTAAAAGCTGGTTAGCAGAATTACTAGCGGCGGCGATTTCTGGGAATTCCACCTATGTAGTTCAGGGAACTGCGGGAACTACAGAAGACCAAATTAAGTATTCTTGGAACGTGGCGATGGTAATTGCGGCTGGTCAATCCCGCGATTCTTTGATACCTTCACCAATTATGACCGCCATGCATAGCGGTGCAATGGGCAGATTTGAGGAATTGACACGCTGTACTTCCGATGTCCAAGATGCACTGATATCTATACTGAGTGAAAAGTATATTTCTATCCCAGAATTAAAGACAGATAACGTCGCTTTTGCACAACCAGGATTTAATGTCATCGCCACAGCCAACAGCCGTGACAGGGGTGTCAATGAACTTTCTTCAGCCTTAAAACGGCGGTTTAATTTCGTACATATGCCGGTGGTGACGAATAAGAAACAGGAAAAAGAAATTATCCTGTTCCGCACCAAAGAATTAATGAACCGTCACGGCTTTGAAGTCGATGTTCCGCCAACCTTATTAGATGTATTATTGCAGACCTTTGCCGACTTGCGCGAAACCAGCGCCGCCGCTAGTTCCGATGACCAGCGTTTAGAATCGGCGCTTTCTACAGCCGAACAAATCGGTGTATTAGAAGATGCGATTTTACATAGTCGGTATTTTGGCGCGACTAATTTAGAAGCGGGTGCATTAGCCAAGTCATTAGTCGGTACTTTAGTACGTCGTCAACCAGAAGATATTTCTGTAATGAATCAATTTTGGCACGCCGTTGTGGAGAAGCGCAGTCAAGAACAAAAAGGTGAATGGGAAGCTTTTCTCGAAGGTGGAAAACAAGCGATGGGTTTATTTTAA
- a CDS encoding heme-copper oxidase subunit III, protein MTIATTSEHHQEHHPDLRVWGLLTFLVSESLMFGGFFATYLYLRGGAAVWPPEGTEVELFLPAMNTIILVSSSFVIHLGDVAIKKNSVNGMRFWYILTAIMGAIFLAGQVYEYATLGYGLTTNIFANCFYLMTGFHGLHVFVGLLLILGVLWRSRREGHYSATKHTGIEMAEIYWHFVDIIWIILFTLVYILTLF, encoded by the coding sequence ATGACCATCGCAACAACGAGCGAACATCACCAAGAACATCATCCAGATTTACGAGTTTGGGGATTGTTGACTTTTCTAGTTTCCGAATCCCTAATGTTTGGGGGATTTTTTGCTACTTACTTGTACTTGAGAGGTGGCGCAGCAGTTTGGCCTCCCGAAGGTACAGAAGTAGAGTTATTTTTACCTGCTATGAATACCATCATTCTGGTGTCTAGCAGTTTCGTGATTCACCTGGGTGATGTAGCGATTAAAAAGAATAGCGTCAACGGAATGCGGTTTTGGTACATCCTCACCGCAATCATGGGCGCAATTTTCTTAGCTGGGCAGGTTTACGAGTACGCCACATTAGGATACGGCCTAACTACCAACATCTTCGCCAACTGCTTTTATTTAATGACAGGTTTCCACGGTTTACACGTATTTGTGGGACTGTTATTAATCTTAGGTGTGTTGTGGCGATCGCGCCGCGAAGGTCATTATTCTGCTACCAAACATACTGGCATTGAAATGGCAGAAATTTACTGGCACTTCGTAGACATCATTTGGATTATTCTCTTCACTTTAGTGTACATTCTCACTTTATTCTAA
- a CDS encoding cupin: MQGRDFLVTGDGKLQLCKSARAWDFLRENYRLYRFLTEVEDVLNDVEDESSRLPELRMLVRRLIVNSYWVRSQYLEPEVKTGTSVLLMYDELGFPLTVQTVTFAPGTLSTIHNHGTWGIVAILKGEEKNTIWRRNPNPDAEHKLEATTEVNLLPGDIISFTPDAIHCVEAVGDEPTVTFNVYGETDSKERFEFDPVTHIAKKF, from the coding sequence ATGCAAGGTAGGGATTTTCTTGTAACTGGGGATGGCAAGTTACAACTGTGTAAATCTGCGAGAGCATGGGATTTTCTACGTGAGAATTATCGTCTTTATCGGTTTTTAACTGAGGTAGAAGATGTTCTTAATGATGTGGAAGATGAATCAAGCCGGCTACCAGAATTAAGAATGCTGGTTAGACGCTTGATTGTGAATTCCTACTGGGTACGTAGCCAATATTTAGAACCTGAAGTGAAAACAGGAACCTCTGTTTTACTTATGTATGATGAATTGGGCTTTCCTTTAACAGTGCAAACAGTCACATTTGCACCAGGGACATTATCCACAATTCATAATCATGGAACCTGGGGAATTGTTGCTATCTTAAAAGGTGAAGAAAAGAATACAATCTGGCGGCGAAATCCTAACCCCGATGCTGAACATAAATTAGAGGCTACGACAGAAGTTAATCTATTACCAGGAGATATTATTAGTTTTACTCCTGATGCAATTCATTGTGTGGAAGCAGTAGGTGATGAACCAACTGTGACTTTTAACGTCTATGGCGAAACCGATTCCAAAGAAAGATTTGAGTTTGATCCAGTGACTCATATTGCTAAAAAGTTTTAG
- a CDS encoding Uma2 family endonuclease has protein sequence MTIAASDTPLAKSLPTNITILQGINWDTYQNLVRDLESQPGTRLTYDDGTLEIMMPLPPHETFKKLLGRFVEVTTEELGIEIRSLGSTTWTREDLRKGLEPDECYYIQNELAVRGKDVIDLTIDPPPDLAIEVDSTSSSMNRMGIYAALGVPEVWRFDRDILTILSLVNNDYQPCEMSLVLPMFNAAVLMKFLELSLTMGETSLIRHVRQWVRENLAQSS, from the coding sequence ATGACTATTGCCGCTTCCGATACACCTTTGGCAAAATCATTACCTACAAACATTACCATACTTCAAGGCATTAACTGGGATACATATCAGAATTTAGTGCGAGATTTGGAGTCACAACCAGGAACGCGACTAACTTATGATGATGGCACGTTGGAGATTATGATGCCGCTACCACCACACGAAACTTTTAAGAAATTACTTGGTCGTTTTGTTGAAGTTACTACAGAAGAATTAGGAATTGAAATTCGTAGTTTAGGTTCTACAACTTGGACAAGAGAAGATTTACGCAAGGGTTTAGAACCAGATGAATGTTATTACATTCAAAATGAGTTAGCTGTGCGTGGTAAAGATGTAATTGATTTGACAATTGACCCACCCCCAGATTTGGCAATTGAGGTTGATAGTACCAGTAGTTCAATGAATCGTATGGGGATTTATGCGGCGTTGGGTGTGCCGGAAGTATGGCGTTTTGATCGTGATATTTTGACAATTTTGAGTTTAGTTAATAATGACTATCAACCCTGTGAAATGTCGTTAGTGTTACCGATGTTTAATGCTGCTGTGTTGATGAAGTTTTTGGAATTAAGTTTAACGATGGGTGAAACAAGTTTAATTCGTCATGTGCGGCAATGGGTAAGAGAAAATTTAGCTCAATCGTCATAG